The following proteins are encoded in a genomic region of Fundidesulfovibrio putealis DSM 16056:
- a CDS encoding HD-GYP domain-containing protein — protein MSAKQQNPREPGYFAVSPLMLFPKAFGRFKVFIRQAGRLVLYASENEVYTREHLARLHENGVTEVFVQTSDRERFDRYLEHNLAQYLLNDRVPIEARARIFHTAARSMVRELYGKKLPAKLLKRAQFARIAAFVEKTLAFLARGESLKQLASLMAHDFKTYDHSLQVFVFATTLMNTYSLPEDEMVQIGVGAVLHDLGKLGIDAAILEKPGPLTAEETLIVRTHPARGVALCSGLNLSLTAMQCILFHHERADGSGYPGGVGSGEIPLAAMAVGLVDVFAALTTARPYASAVSPFEALRVMRDMKGSFDTELFKRFVMVLSGAEIV, from the coding sequence ATGTCCGCAAAGCAGCAAAACCCCAGGGAGCCCGGCTATTTCGCCGTGTCGCCCCTGATGCTCTTCCCCAAAGCCTTCGGACGGTTCAAGGTGTTCATCCGCCAGGCGGGACGGCTGGTGCTCTACGCGTCTGAAAACGAGGTCTACACCCGCGAGCACCTCGCCAGGCTGCATGAGAACGGCGTCACCGAAGTCTTCGTGCAAACAAGCGACCGAGAACGCTTCGACCGCTACCTGGAGCACAACCTCGCCCAATATCTGCTGAACGACCGCGTGCCGATAGAAGCCCGCGCCAGAATTTTCCATACCGCCGCCCGGTCCATGGTGCGCGAACTCTACGGCAAGAAACTCCCGGCCAAGCTCCTCAAGCGGGCGCAGTTCGCGCGCATCGCCGCCTTCGTGGAGAAAACCCTGGCCTTCCTGGCGCGGGGCGAATCGCTCAAGCAGCTGGCCTCGCTCATGGCCCACGACTTCAAGACCTACGACCACAGCCTCCAGGTGTTCGTCTTCGCCACCACCCTCATGAACACCTACTCCCTGCCCGAGGACGAGATGGTGCAGATCGGCGTGGGGGCCGTGCTGCACGACCTGGGCAAGCTCGGCATCGACGCCGCCATCCTCGAAAAGCCCGGACCGCTCACCGCCGAGGAGACGCTTATCGTGCGCACCCACCCGGCCAGGGGCGTGGCGCTCTGCTCGGGGCTCAACCTCTCGCTGACGGCCATGCAGTGCATCCTGTTCCACCACGAGCGCGCCGACGGCTCCGGCTACCCCGGCGGCGTGGGGAGCGGCGAAATTCCGCTGGCGGCCATGGCGGTCGGGCTGGTAGACGTCTTCGCGGCCCTGACCACGGCCAGGCCCTATGCGTCGGCGGTGTCGCCTTTCGAGGCCCTGCGCGTCATGCGCGACATGAAAGGATCCTTCGACACCGAGTTGTTCAAACGGTTCGTGATGGTGCTCTCAGGAGCGGAGATAGTCTGA
- a CDS encoding dual CXXC motif small (seleno)protein gives MRCRSCGRFFPLNQFTDMLDDDWEAFYASIPMDRL, from the coding sequence GTGCGGTGCAGGTCCTGCGGCCGCTTTTTTCCCCTGAATCAATTCACAGACATGCTCGACGACGACTGGGAGGCGTTCTACGCCAGCATCCCCATGGATCGCCTGTAA